Part of the Lentimicrobiaceae bacterium genome, TCGATACAGGCATACGCGAAGCAACCATCATCGGGCAGGCTATCGGGCTTGCTATGCGGGGCATACGCCCTATAGCCGAGATACAATATTTTGACTATCTGCTGTACGGTTTACAGGTAATAAGCGACGACCTTGCGACGTTGCATTACCGCACCGTAGGAGGGCAAAAAGCACCTGTAATTATCAGTACCCGGGGACACCGGCTTGAAGGGATTTGGCATAGCGGTTCACCGCTAAGTATGGTTATTAATTCAATACGAGGGGTTAATGTATTGGTTCCTCGCGATATGACTCGTGCTGCCGGTTTTTATAATACCATGATGGCTTCCGACGAACCCGCTCTGATTATTGAACCCCTGAATGGCTATCGCCTTCGCGAAAAACGACCATCCAACATCGGTAAATTCCGCATTCCGGTAGGCGTGCCTGAAACTATAAGAAAAGGAAATGACGTTACTTTAGTTACTTATGGGTCATGTGTACGCATTGCACAAGATGCGGTCAACCAGTTACAGGATTTCCATATTGATGTTGAATTGATAGATGTTCAATCGTTACTCCCCTTCGATATCCACCATTCCATAGTTGAATCCCTGAAAAGAACAAACAAAATTGTGTTTTTTGATGAAGATGTACCCGGGGGAGCAACTGCTTACATGATGCAGAAAGTAATTGAAGAACAGAACGGGTATTTCTACCTTGATGCCCAACCGGTAACCTTAACAGCTAAGCAACACCGCCCGGCTTACAGCACTGATGGAGATTATTTCTCCAACCCCAATGCCGAAAATGTTTTTGAAACAGTGTATAACCTTATGCACGAATTCAATCCCACAAAATATCCTAAAATATTTTAAATATTTCAACTTTATTAAATACTAATGTAATTACATTTTTTATAAACAAACATTCTTAAAAATGAAAAAGTATCTATCCCTTATATCAAGTTTATTAATAACCATTGCAGTAATAATTGCCGCAGTAAATCTCGGAAATGCATGGAAACGGACACATAAAGGCAATGAAACCATTAGTGTAACAGGAAGTGCAAAAAGAGATTTTACATCCGACCTTATCGTTTGGAGAGGTTCTGTTTCAAAAAAAGCTCCGACACTTTTATTAGCATATTCTTCTATTAAAAATGATAATAAAATAATCAAAGACTACCTGCTTAAAAAAGGAGTAAAAAATTCGGAAATTGTATTTGAAGCTGTTAACATCGGGCGCGATTACAAAACTTCCTTTCGCCAGGATGGCACTTCCATTAACGAGCCCGATGGATATATTCTTAGTCAGAATTTCATGGTTAGCTCAAAAGAAGTGGAAAAAATCGGCGAAATTTCACGGAACATCAGCGAATTGATAGATATGGGTGTAGAATTGAATTCGCAAAATCCTGAATACTATTATACAAAGCTGGCTGAACTGAAAATTCAACTGATAGCTGAAGCCACCAAAGATGCCAAGATGCGGGCAGCCCAAATTGCAGAAAATGCAGGAGCAAAATTGGGCTACCTTCGCAAAGCTACCATGGGTATTTTCCAGATTACAGGACAAAATTCCAATGAAGATTTCTCTTATGGGGGAGCTTTTAATACCTGGAGTAAGGAAAAGTCGGCAACAATTACCATGCGTCTTGAATATGCAATTCGCTGATATTAATATTTTTTCTCAATAGTTCAATTACAGGGTAATCTCGGATCAACCAAAAAACATATGTGATTTAACAACTTTTATACAATTATTTTTTAATTTCTCGTTTTTAAGACTCACATTTGCATATTAAAGCAAAACACATATTTTATGACCTTTCTGATTATTTTAATCCTGGTTTTTTTATTTTTTCCTTTGTTTATCTGGAAAACTGCGGTACAGGCAAAACAAAATCCTTTGCTGCTTGCTATACCTTATTTTAACTACTTTATTTGGCTTAAAGTTATTAAAAAACCCTGGTGGTGGTTTATCTTTCTGTTAATACCTTTCCTGAATGCATTTATAGTGATGCTAATGCTGGTTGAAACTGCCAAATGTTACCGTAAATACGATTTAGGTCGCCAGGCATTAGCGGTTATAGTGCCTTATTTTTACATTCCTTACTTGGGTAGTAAAGAACAATACATTGACCCGGATAAGCGCGAAAAAATTAAAAAAACCGTAATTCGCGAATGGGTAGATGCTATAATCTTTGCTGTTATCGCAGCTACTATTATCCGGATGTTTCTGTTTGAAGCGTATACTATTCCCACTTCTTCGATGGAAAAATCATTGCTTATCGGCGATTTTTTGTTTGTAAGCAAAATAAGCTATGGACCTAAAACACCTAATACGCCCATTGCTTTTCCATTTGTTCATCACACACTCCCCTTAACAAAATATACCAAATCTTATTTGGAATGGTTAAAATTGCCCTATTACCGTTTTCCTGGAACAACATCCATACACCGTGGTAATGTGGTAGTTTTCAATTATCCTGATGGTGATACTGTTATCCTTGAAAGGCAAAATGAAAGCTATTACCAGGTGGTACGTGATGCTGAAAAAAGTTTCAGGGAAAATATGGGAAGCAGTTACGTTCCAGGTACAGGCTATAAAGCCGTTTGGGACACCTATCATGTAACCGCACGCCCGGTAGATAAACGCGAAAATTATATCAAAAGATGCGTCGCAATAGCCGGGGATACACTTGAAGTAAAAAACCAGATAGTTTATATTAACGGGAAGCCAGAAAATTACTTGGGAACAAAACAATTTAAATACATTGTTAAAACCGATGGAAGTCGGATCAACCCCAAAATGCTTGAGAAATTTGATATTACCGAAGAAATATACGAAGCCGGCGACGGAAACTTTTTGATGACCCTTACCAACGATGCCGTTAAAGCTTTTAAAAACCTTCCTAATGTTCTATCGGTCGAAAAATATTTACAACCTGCGGGCGAATGGGCATATTACATCTTTCCCTTCGACTCTACTTACAAATGGAATGTTGATTTTTATGGGCCGATTTATATCCCCAAAGCTGGTGTAACGGTTCCAATTACTACGAAAAACATTAGTCTGTACAGGCGAATCATAGAGGTATACGAGAATAATACACTGAAAATTGAAGGAAAGATTATTTACATCAATGGCAAGCCTGCTACTTCCTACACCTTTAAAATGGATTATTACTGGATGATGGGTGATAACCGGCACAACAGCGCCGACTCACGTTTTTGGGGTTTTGTGCCATACGATCACATTGTGGGTAAAGCGGTTTTTGTTTGGCTTTCACTCGACAAGAACAAATCTCTGTTTGGAGGTAAACTGAGGTGGAGCAAAATGCTAAGAACAATTCAATAATCTACAATTTATTTTTAATTACATTTGCAGCTATTAAAACATTCAACATGAAGAAAAATATCTTATTTATTTTTGCGGCAATTTTATTGCAATGCACTTTTACATTTGCCCAGAAGGGTGATAAAACCTTTAAAGGAATTATTACTTATGAAATCTCCTATCCTGAAAGCAATTACGACGCAGCTACCCTTGCACAATTACCTAAAATTGTGAAAACAACCATAGGAGAAACCCAAACCAAAGTAGAAATGAATACAGGGATGTATTCACAAACTACTTTTACCAATTCCGAAGCCATGACCGTGCAAACTCTTATGGATGTAATGGGGCAGAAATTCCTTATCAAACAAACTAAAGAAGAAATTGAAAAGGAAATAGCTAAAAACCCCAATCCGAAAATAGAAGTTGGGAATGAAACAAAAGAAATAGCAGGTTATACCTGTAAAAAAGCTACTATTACAACCATTGACCCTGAACAAGGCGA contains:
- a CDS encoding SIMPL domain-containing protein (The SIMPL domain is named for its presence in mouse protein SIMPL (signalling molecule that associates with mouse pelle-like kinase). Bacterial member BP26, from Brucella, was shown to assemble into a channel-like structure, while YggE from E. coli has been associated with resistance to oxidative stress.), translated to MKKYLSLISSLLITIAVIIAAVNLGNAWKRTHKGNETISVTGSAKRDFTSDLIVWRGSVSKKAPTLLLAYSSIKNDNKIIKDYLLKKGVKNSEIVFEAVNIGRDYKTSFRQDGTSINEPDGYILSQNFMVSSKEVEKIGEISRNISELIDMGVELNSQNPEYYYTKLAELKIQLIAEATKDAKMRAAQIAENAGAKLGYLRKATMGIFQITGQNSNEDFSYGGAFNTWSKEKSATITMRLEYAIR
- the lepB gene encoding signal peptidase I → MTFLIILILVFLFFPLFIWKTAVQAKQNPLLLAIPYFNYFIWLKVIKKPWWWFIFLLIPFLNAFIVMLMLVETAKCYRKYDLGRQALAVIVPYFYIPYLGSKEQYIDPDKREKIKKTVIREWVDAIIFAVIAATIIRMFLFEAYTIPTSSMEKSLLIGDFLFVSKISYGPKTPNTPIAFPFVHHTLPLTKYTKSYLEWLKLPYYRFPGTTSIHRGNVVVFNYPDGDTVILERQNESYYQVVRDAEKSFRENMGSSYVPGTGYKAVWDTYHVTARPVDKRENYIKRCVAIAGDTLEVKNQIVYINGKPENYLGTKQFKYIVKTDGSRINPKMLEKFDITEEIYEAGDGNFLMTLTNDAVKAFKNLPNVLSVEKYLQPAGEWAYYIFPFDSTYKWNVDFYGPIYIPKAGVTVPITTKNISLYRRIIEVYENNTLKIEGKIIYINGKPATSYTFKMDYYWMMGDNRHNSADSRFWGFVPYDHIVGKAVFVWLSLDKNKSLFGGKLRWSKMLRTIQ